A window of Vulgatibacter sp. genomic DNA:
GGCTCGGAATCGGCGTGGTCCAGAAGACCGGGTCGGACCCTTCCGCCACGTTCAGGTCCCGGATGATGCACGCATCGCTGCCGACGTTGCGGATCTTCACGCTGAGCGCAGCGCCCCGGCGCTCGTCCATGGAACCGAAATCCACCACACCGGGCGTGATCTCCAGCCCGTCGCAAGGCGGCGGCTCCCCGGCGGTGCCACTCGTGCAGACGCGGATCTCGGGCTGCGATCCGTCGTTCGAGGTGACGGCGATCATCCCCTCGTCGACGTTGCCGATGCTCAGCTCGTTGGGCTCGTACCAGATCGCCACGTCGACGGCCTGCCCCGTCGGGATGTTGATGGGCAGTTCCACGTCGGTCCCGAAGAGCGGCGAGGCCCCCGGCACCGGGAAGATGTTGGTCACCTGGAGGTCGGGTGCCCCCGGATCGGCGCCGATGTTGCTGATGGTGATGTAGCGGTAGGGACGCGATCCGAAAGGAACCCGGCCGAAGTCGATGCAATCGGTGCCGTCCCGGACCGTGACCTTGATCTCGGGCCCGCCACCCACGCCGCGCACGGCAACCGCCGAGGTCGGCATCCGCTCCGACGACGACTCGATGTGCAGCGTATCGGTCCGCTCGCCCTTCGACCCCGGGGTGAAGTGGATGGTGACGGCGATCTGCTCGCCCTCCGCCAGCTGCGCGGTCTTGGGCTCGATCCGGAAATCGCTCCCCCGCCCGGCGGCCTCGCTCGCGAGCTGCATCGAGCGCACCTCGAGCACCTTCGAGCCGGCATTGGTCACGGTGAACTGCCGCGTGGCGCCCCGGTCGACGGGGACGAAGCCGAAGTCGATCACCGGCGGGTTGACGACCAGCGCCTGATCGATGCCCACGCCGGTCATCGGCACCACCTGCTCCACGCAGGTCGGGCACGGCATCACCGCCACCTGGGCATCGGCCCTGCCGGTGCGCTCGGGGAGGAAGGTCACCGGAACGTCGAGGGACCCCAGCGGCGGCACGGTCACCACGTCGCCCGACCCGTACGAGTACTGGACGTCACCCCGCCGCCCCAGGCGCACGTCGACCGGCATGTCGAACTCGTTCCGAAGCGTCACGGTGCGGTCTTCCGGGACGTTGAGCTCGATCCGGCCGAAGTCGAGGGACGCCGGCTCCAGCGACACCCGCGGACGAACGCCGATGCCGGTCACCGGCACGGCCACCTCGGGGCGCTCCTCATCGGTGAGCTCGAGGCCGAGCTGCCGCTCGAGGATCGCCTCCTCCTGTGGCGAGAAGCGCACCGCCAGCACCGTGCTCTGCCCGGCACCGAGTTGCTCCGTCCCCCGGTTCACGATCTCGATGTCCTCACCGAGGCCCTCGATCGCGATCTCCTTGAGCTGGAGCGGCGCGCGTCCCCGGTTGTGGACCTTCAGCTCGCGGGTAGCGGTCGAGCCGAGCGCGACGCGCCCGAAATCGAGGACCGCCGGTTCGACCTCCGCCACGCCGGAGACGGGAAAGACCATTTCCGTCCCACAGCCGGCCAACAACAATGCGAGCGTCGCGGAGACGCTCGGGAACCACCTGCGCATGCCCACGCCAACCTCCGATGCCCGCCCCCGATGCAGCCCAAGCTGCGTGCCGAGGTGGCGGACGTCGCTCCCAGTCCCGGAGAAGTTGGGAGCGGTGGCGTCGGGGGACAAGCAGGCGGTGCGCAGGAACGAAGCACCCCGCCCCGTTCGTGCAACGGTACGGGGTGCGCACAGCACGAAGGGCCGCCCCGGGGGGGGCGGGAGCCCTGCAGCTAGATCGCCCGGAGCTCCTTCTTGAGCACCTTGCCGCGATCGCTCTTGGGCAGACTGGAGCGGAAGACGATCTGCCGCGGGTATTTCCACGGCTGCAGCTCCCGCTTCGCCAGCTCCTGCAGCTCCGAGGCGAGGGCGTCGCTGGGCACGATCCCCGCACGGGGCACGACGAAGGCCCGCGGTTTGACGAGGCCCTTCTCGTCCTCGAACCCGACCACCGCCACCTCCGCCACCGCCGGGTGGGAGAGCAGGCAGTTCTCCACCTCGATCGGGGCAAGGAACCGGCCCCCCACCTTGAGCAGATCGTCGGTGCGGCCGCCGTACCAGAAGCGACCCTCGCCATCGCGGCGGAATTTGTCGGCGGAGACGAACCACTCCCCCCGGAAGCTCTGCCGGCTCGCCTCGGTCCGCATGAAGTAGCCGAGGCCCACCGACTGCCCGCGGATCCACAGCGAGCCCAGCTCGCCATGCGGCAGCTCCCGCCCGTCGTCGTCGCAGATCCGGGCTTCGTAGCCGTCGACCACCCGGCCCAGCGACCCGAACGTGACGTCGCCCGGCCGGTTGGTGATGTAGACGTGGAAGAGCTCCGCCGAGCCGATCCCGTCGAGGACCTCGTGGCCGAAGCGCTCCGTGTACCGCCGGTGCATCTCCGCCGGCAGCGCCTCGCCCGCCGAGGTGGTGAGCCGCAGCGAGGACCAATCCCAACGCCCGGCAGGTACCGCCAGGTTGGCCATCGCGTTGATCGCGGTGGGCACGCTGGTGAGGAGCGTCGCCTTCCGCCGGGTCACCTCGTCGAGAACGCGCTCGGGCGTGCTCTTGTCCGGAAAAAGGGCCACCGTCGCGCCGGCGCGGAACGGA
This region includes:
- a CDS encoding choice-of-anchor D domain-containing protein — protein: MRRWFPSVSATLALLLAGCGTEMVFPVSGVAEVEPAVLDFGRVALGSTATRELKVHNRGRAPLQLKEIAIEGLGEDIEIVNRGTEQLGAGQSTVLAVRFSPQEEAILERQLGLELTDEERPEVAVPVTGIGVRPRVSLEPASLDFGRIELNVPEDRTVTLRNEFDMPVDVRLGRRGDVQYSYGSGDVVTVPPLGSLDVPVTFLPERTGRADAQVAVMPCPTCVEQVVPMTGVGIDQALVVNPPVIDFGFVPVDRGATRQFTVTNAGSKVLEVRSMQLASEAAGRGSDFRIEPKTAQLAEGEQIAVTIHFTPGSKGERTDTLHIESSSERMPTSAVAVRGVGGGPEIKVTVRDGTDCIDFGRVPFGSRPYRYITISNIGADPGAPDLQVTNIFPVPGASPLFGTDVELPINIPTGQAVDVAIWYEPNELSIGNVDEGMIAVTSNDGSQPEIRVCTSGTAGEPPPCDGLEITPGVVDFGSMDERRGAALSVKIRNVGSDACIIRDLNVAEGSDPVFWTTPIPSHTILGGTWFGWDVYFDPARANAGLGDWTGELEVFAINQGNTRYAVPLVAKSADGCLVPEPRFIDFGDDPAGCGTRSDAVTFTNVCSVPVTVTDISLGEPTSEDEFQITDAPATPFVVAPTEGFPVAVEWLSQNRGLNSVPLYVSEDSRDGPLMVPLRGELTEEGRVQDEFVQHAPNKTDILLVVDNSATMREEQGRLLTSVGTLVDEAAFRGIDYRIAVTTTGIRPPSDPTLPACPGGANGAEAGRFFPVDGSRPRIITGATPNGRQVLAENTQVGLCHQQEEGMQAMRLALTEPLRSGSNAGFLRDDANLSVIFISEEDDHSGFPVNEYVTFLNGLKGVGGARANAIVDVNNLCSQTSGVAHRYLQLVGATGGIPSSICAPNFAGTFSGIATQAFAPRDGFTLSQTPDGTGLEVLVNGVVSPQSAWTYDAGSNTIRFANPPAAGSRIRVNYTATCR
- a CDS encoding benzoate-CoA ligase family protein, with product MAAIEFPEALNLCVEYVDRNVREGRGDSVALLYGDERYTYREVLDHVCRAANLLERIGVQQEQRVLLALSDHPEFVFFWFAAVRMGAVVSAVNPDCKGEELAYYLDYTRSRVVVAEERLLGDTLQPAAAPWLRAAVVCRGGGSAALGPKVVRWEDERASLSPDHSPAPTLAEDVGVLLYTSGSTGFPKAAVHRHVDFLFSTHTYGLPVLGLAPGDVSVAVSKLFFGYALGNNLLFPFRAGATVALFPDKSTPERVLDEVTRRKATLLTSVPTAINAMANLAVPAGRWDWSSLRLTTSAGEALPAEMHRRYTERFGHEVLDGIGSAELFHVYITNRPGDVTFGSLGRVVDGYEARICDDDGRELPHGELGSLWIRGQSVGLGYFMRTEASRQSFRGEWFVSADKFRRDGEGRFWYGGRTDDLLKVGGRFLAPIEVENCLLSHPAVAEVAVVGFEDEKGLVKPRAFVVPRAGIVPSDALASELQELAKRELQPWKYPRQIVFRSSLPKSDRGKVLKKELRAI